A portion of the Kribbella jejuensis genome contains these proteins:
- a CDS encoding PDZ domain-containing protein, whose protein sequence is MTRRTATLVASIVVLVVSLGLVTAFPVPFVSFSPGPVKDTLGTAKDKPVIEITGHETFPTSGQLDLTTVSVTSPDRQLTLPQAMRNWLDPHHDLFPRDIIYPPSQSADEVEQQNTAEMTGSQDSAVAAALQAANVPFHTKVSTVADKSPAEGKLKPGDLILAVDGHTVTQVPQVGELVRKHKVGQTVVFLIRRGTAEQTVELKTAATPGEETRPMVGITIGVDSTVKVTVNLGQDIGGPSAGTAFALAIYDKLTPGALLNGKHVAGTGTIDALGQVGAIGGIQQKIAGAKNDGATIFLVPAPNCEAALHADVSGIRLVKISTLKDAISALQAVTTGKGDVPSCS, encoded by the coding sequence GTGACACGTCGTACCGCCACATTGGTCGCCTCGATCGTCGTGCTCGTCGTCTCGCTGGGGTTGGTGACCGCGTTCCCGGTGCCGTTCGTCTCGTTCAGCCCGGGACCGGTCAAGGACACGCTCGGGACGGCGAAAGACAAGCCGGTGATCGAGATCACCGGTCACGAGACCTTCCCGACGTCGGGCCAGCTGGACCTGACCACGGTGTCGGTGACCTCGCCCGATCGGCAGTTGACGCTTCCGCAGGCGATGCGGAACTGGCTCGACCCACACCACGACCTGTTCCCCCGCGACATCATCTATCCGCCGAGCCAGAGCGCCGACGAGGTCGAGCAGCAGAACACCGCGGAGATGACCGGTTCCCAGGACAGTGCGGTCGCCGCGGCGCTGCAGGCCGCGAACGTCCCGTTCCACACGAAGGTGTCGACGGTCGCGGACAAGTCGCCGGCCGAGGGCAAGTTGAAACCCGGTGACCTGATTCTGGCCGTCGACGGCCACACGGTGACACAGGTCCCGCAGGTCGGTGAGCTCGTCCGGAAGCACAAGGTCGGTCAGACCGTCGTGTTCCTGATCCGGCGCGGCACCGCCGAGCAGACCGTCGAACTGAAGACGGCCGCGACTCCCGGTGAGGAGACCCGCCCGATGGTCGGGATCACGATCGGCGTCGACTCGACAGTGAAGGTGACGGTCAACCTCGGTCAGGACATCGGCGGTCCGAGTGCGGGTACCGCGTTCGCGCTGGCCATCTACGACAAGCTGACGCCGGGCGCGCTGCTGAACGGCAAGCACGTCGCCGGCACCGGCACGATCGACGCGCTCGGCCAGGTCGGCGCGATCGGCGGCATCCAGCAGAAGATCGCCGGTGCCAAGAATGACGGCGCCACGATCTTCCTGGTCCCCGCGCCGAACTGTGAGGCCGCGCTGCACGCGGACGTCAGCGGCATCCGGCTGGTGAAGATCAGCACGCTGAAGGACGCGATCAGCGCCCTGCAGGCGGTCACCACCGGCAAGGGAGACGTCCCCTCGTGCAGCTAG
- a CDS encoding PPA1309 family protein has product MDSVGTLPPDALSRAVVEIEKHVSGAGWDQPAQLFALVPTAELLRAEPQLAAELGAEDASQPLTPVAQGELPGGVDDENLADTLGRIEWPEGVAGCALAIERIVLPAAAESGLSSVESDAELARLAGSDPRRHEVRMVAAVLREGDRFGAVRLRAHDEDSAVLTGVDLVPTLCEVLSLTFEPSAGNRPGEGPGVDGVSDDEENRP; this is encoded by the coding sequence ATGGATTCCGTAGGCACGCTGCCTCCTGACGCGCTCAGCCGCGCGGTGGTCGAGATCGAGAAGCATGTGAGCGGCGCGGGCTGGGACCAGCCGGCGCAGTTGTTCGCGCTGGTCCCGACCGCCGAACTGCTGCGCGCCGAACCGCAACTGGCCGCCGAACTCGGCGCCGAGGACGCGTCCCAGCCACTGACCCCGGTGGCCCAGGGCGAGCTGCCCGGTGGCGTCGACGACGAGAACCTCGCTGACACCTTGGGCAGGATCGAATGGCCCGAGGGTGTCGCCGGTTGCGCCCTGGCGATCGAACGGATCGTGCTGCCGGCGGCGGCCGAGTCGGGACTGTCCAGCGTCGAGTCCGACGCCGAGCTGGCCCGGCTGGCCGGTAGCGATCCGCGCCGGCACGAGGTCCGCATGGTCGCCGCGGTGCTGCGTGAAGGGGACCGTTTCGGTGCGGTCCGGCTGCGTGCGCACGACGAGGACAGTGCAGTGCTCACCGGGGTCGACTTGGTCCCCACGCTGTGCGAAGTACTGTCATTGACATTCGAACCTTCGGCCGGCAACCGGCCGGGTGAAGGTCCTGGGGTCGACGGCGTGAGTGACGACGAGGAGAACCGACCATGA
- a CDS encoding molybdenum cofactor biosynthesis protein MoaE yields MSDAIRLLDIRDSALSSDEVLAAVADPTAGGTALFIGTVRNHDQEKPVEQLSYEAHPDALEHLRKVAQRVCDDPAVTALAAVHRTGDLVIGDAAVIVAVAASHRDVAFTACRQLIDDLKAEVPIWKHQHFTDGGSEWVGAH; encoded by the coding sequence ATGAGCGACGCGATCAGGCTGCTGGACATTCGCGACAGTGCGTTGTCCAGCGACGAGGTGCTGGCTGCTGTCGCGGATCCGACGGCGGGTGGAACTGCGCTTTTCATCGGCACTGTGCGCAACCACGACCAGGAAAAGCCCGTCGAGCAGCTCAGCTACGAGGCGCACCCGGACGCGCTCGAGCACCTGCGGAAGGTCGCGCAGCGGGTCTGCGACGACCCCGCGGTGACGGCTTTGGCCGCCGTCCACCGGACCGGAGACCTTGTCATCGGGGACGCCGCGGTGATCGTCGCGGTAGCCGCATCGCACCGGGATGTGGCTTTCACGGCATGCCGGCAGCTGATCGACGACCTCAAGGCAGAGGTCCCGATTTGGAAACACCAGCACTTCACCGACGGTGGCAGCGAGTGGGTCGGCGCTCACTGA
- a CDS encoding UPF0182 family protein produces the protein MSDGVYDMPEEPARRMRRPGGRPRALLPTIATLIVLLILFSVFTDVWTQRLWYRSVDLGSVFSTVLGTRVLLFVVVGLLMAVAVVANIIVAFRTRPRVALAPSPSPGFERYGDLLQQHGKIAVGVVATLMLIFGGSAASGEWKTFLAWKNRTPFGVTDQHFNKDISFFVFDYPWLRVLLGFGYSIVLLSLVAAIITHYLYGGFRPSAKGQKASGAAQVQFSVLLGLLVLLKAFSYWLDRYGLTTSDGRLFTGISYTGDHAILPSKEILAVIAVLCAGLFFANVVRRTWLLPGVGTVVLILSAILLGALWPAALQQLRVRPSEPVKEGSYITKNITATRQAYGLENTQITEYQAQSTAKPNELTADADVLPGIRLIDPTVIGPTFEQLQQVRGFYSFPTDLDVDRYKLKDKTQDTVIAAREVQIDRLPAGQRNWNNDHTVYTHGYGVVAANGNQRAADGTPVWTEKDLPPQGQLGDYEPRIYFGEQSPDYSIVGAPPGSAPVELDTPEGTKGGDPTLNTYNGKGGVKVGSFFNRLLYATKFRDANILLSSRVNSASKILYDRTPRERVEKAAPWLTPDGDPYPAVVDGQVVWIVDGYTTSDNYPYSEKVGLDTSTRDTTTGRGTIAQQPSEKINYIRNSVKAVVNAYDGSVELYAWDENDPVLKTWMKAFPGTVKPRSDISPALMAHLRYPEDMFKVQRDLLAKYHVQDAGTWYQNSDLWRVPADPTAVATGSDSSSQISQPPFYLSLRMPDQTDPKFSLTSVYVPNGERENLTAFMAVDSEATSPDYGKFRILRLPANLQVPGPGQVYNKFQTDEGIRAALLPINQQNSGARAQFGNLLTLPLGGGLLYVQPVYSSRTSGPGNYPVLRYVLVSFGDNVAFGTTLQEALEKVFNTNVDTGENPPGTKTPPAQTNQTVKQALAEAEAAYNRAQDALKKGDLAGYQSNVNQMKAALDRATAGAAATPTPTPKPSGAPSTTPSTAPSTTPSTTPSSPPASPSG, from the coding sequence ATGAGCGACGGCGTCTACGACATGCCTGAGGAGCCTGCCCGGCGAATGCGGCGGCCGGGCGGCCGTCCACGCGCGCTGCTGCCGACGATCGCGACACTGATCGTCCTGCTCATCCTCTTCAGCGTCTTCACCGACGTCTGGACCCAGCGGCTCTGGTACCGGTCGGTCGACCTCGGCTCGGTGTTCAGCACGGTGCTCGGCACCCGGGTGCTGCTGTTCGTGGTGGTCGGCCTGCTGATGGCGGTCGCCGTCGTTGCGAACATCATCGTTGCGTTCCGCACCCGGCCGCGGGTCGCCCTCGCTCCGTCGCCGAGCCCCGGATTCGAGCGGTACGGCGACCTGCTCCAGCAGCACGGGAAGATCGCCGTCGGCGTGGTCGCCACGCTGATGCTGATCTTCGGCGGCTCGGCAGCCTCGGGGGAGTGGAAGACCTTCCTGGCGTGGAAGAACCGGACCCCGTTCGGAGTCACCGACCAGCACTTCAACAAGGACATCTCGTTCTTCGTCTTCGACTACCCGTGGCTGCGCGTACTGCTCGGCTTCGGCTACTCGATCGTGCTGCTCTCGCTGGTGGCCGCGATCATCACCCATTACCTGTACGGCGGGTTCCGCCCGTCGGCCAAGGGACAGAAGGCCTCCGGTGCGGCGCAGGTGCAGTTCTCGGTGCTGCTGGGGCTGCTCGTGCTCCTCAAGGCGTTCAGCTACTGGCTCGACCGCTACGGCCTGACCACCTCCGACGGCAGGCTCTTCACGGGTATCTCCTACACGGGCGACCACGCGATCCTGCCCAGCAAGGAGATCCTGGCGGTCATCGCGGTCCTTTGCGCCGGCCTATTCTTCGCGAACGTCGTACGCCGGACCTGGCTGCTGCCCGGCGTCGGCACGGTCGTGCTGATCCTGTCGGCGATCCTCCTCGGCGCGCTCTGGCCGGCCGCTCTCCAGCAGTTGCGGGTGCGCCCGAGCGAGCCGGTGAAGGAAGGGTCGTACATCACCAAGAACATCACGGCCACGCGCCAGGCGTACGGTCTCGAGAACACACAGATCACCGAGTACCAGGCGCAGAGCACCGCCAAGCCGAACGAGCTGACCGCCGATGCGGACGTGCTGCCCGGCATCCGGCTGATCGACCCGACCGTCATCGGTCCGACCTTCGAGCAGTTGCAGCAGGTCCGTGGCTTCTACTCCTTCCCGACCGATCTCGATGTGGACCGGTACAAGCTCAAGGACAAGACCCAGGACACCGTGATCGCGGCCCGGGAGGTCCAGATCGACCGGCTGCCGGCCGGTCAGCGGAACTGGAACAACGATCACACGGTCTACACCCACGGCTACGGCGTGGTCGCCGCGAACGGGAACCAGCGGGCCGCCGACGGTACGCCGGTCTGGACCGAGAAGGACCTGCCGCCGCAGGGCCAGCTCGGCGACTACGAACCGCGGATCTACTTCGGTGAGCAGTCGCCGGACTACTCGATCGTCGGTGCGCCGCCGGGATCCGCGCCGGTCGAGCTGGACACCCCGGAGGGGACCAAAGGCGGTGACCCGACGCTGAACACCTACAACGGCAAGGGTGGCGTCAAGGTCGGCTCCTTCTTCAACCGGTTGCTCTACGCAACCAAGTTCCGGGACGCGAACATCCTGCTGTCCAGCCGGGTGAACTCGGCCTCGAAGATCCTCTACGACCGCACCCCGCGCGAGCGGGTCGAGAAGGCCGCGCCGTGGCTGACGCCGGACGGTGACCCGTACCCGGCGGTCGTCGACGGCCAGGTGGTCTGGATCGTCGACGGCTACACCACCTCGGACAACTACCCGTACTCCGAGAAGGTCGGGCTGGACACCAGCACCCGGGACACCACCACCGGCCGGGGCACGATCGCCCAGCAGCCGAGCGAGAAGATCAACTACATCCGGAACTCGGTCAAGGCCGTCGTCAACGCCTACGACGGCTCGGTCGAGCTGTACGCATGGGACGAGAACGACCCGGTCCTGAAGACCTGGATGAAGGCCTTCCCCGGCACGGTCAAGCCGCGCTCCGACATCTCCCCGGCGCTGATGGCGCACCTGCGCTACCCGGAGGACATGTTCAAGGTGCAGCGCGACCTGCTCGCGAAGTACCACGTCCAGGACGCGGGCACCTGGTACCAGAACAGCGACCTGTGGCGCGTTCCGGCCGACCCGACCGCGGTGGCGACCGGTAGCGACTCGTCCAGCCAAATCAGCCAGCCTCCCTTCTATCTCTCGTTGCGGATGCCGGACCAGACCGATCCGAAGTTCTCCCTGACCTCCGTGTACGTACCGAACGGTGAACGGGAGAACCTCACCGCGTTCATGGCTGTCGATTCCGAGGCAACCTCCCCGGACTACGGCAAGTTCCGAATACTCCGATTGCCGGCGAACCTGCAGGTGCCTGGTCCGGGGCAGGTGTACAACAAGTTCCAGACCGACGAAGGCATCCGAGCGGCGTTGCTGCCGATCAACCAGCAGAACAGCGGCGCCAGAGCCCAGTTCGGGAACCTCCTCACGTTGCCACTCGGCGGTGGTCTGCTCTACGTCCAGCCGGTCTACTCGTCGCGGACCAGCGGGCCGGGTAACTACCCGGTCCTGCGGTACGTCCTGGTGTCCTTCGGGGACAACGTCGCCTTCGGGACGACGCTGCAGGAAGCCCTCGAGAAGGTGTTCAACACCAACGTCGACACGGGCGAGAACCCACCGGGCACCAAGACACCGCCGGCACAGACGAACCAGACCGTCAAGCAGGCCCTGGCCGAAGCCGAAGCGGCCTACAACCGGGCACAGGACGCCCTCAAGAAGGGTGACCTCGCCGGTTACCAGTCGAACGTGAACCAGATGAAGGCCGCGCTCGACCGGGCGACGGCCGGTGCCGCGGCGACGCCCACCCCGACACCGAAACCGTCCGGCGCCCCATCGACAACACCATCAACAGCACCGTCGACGACCCCGTCGACAACACCGTCGAGCCCGCCGGCCTCGCCGTCAGGCTGA